Proteins from one Methanofastidiosum sp. genomic window:
- a CDS encoding 30S ribosomal protein S5, which yields MGNRWVPKTKLGRMVANGEITDISQILNKGLRIMEPEIVDVLLPEVTDQNNQEVLNINMVQRMTDSGRKVRFSVMVVIGNRNGYVGIGKAKAKEVGPAIRKAINNAKLNVIQVKRGCGSWECKCGTAHTVPFRVTGKASSVTVTLIPAPNGLGLTVGGVGKKILSLAGIKDAWSKTDGQTQTTVNFANAVMHALYQTNTMSAQERDIKVIGIVTGNTN from the coding sequence ATGGGAAATAGATGGGTTCCCAAGACAAAACTTGGTAGGATGGTTGCAAACGGAGAGATCACTGATATTTCACAAATATTAAATAAGGGCCTTAGAATAATGGAGCCTGAGATAGTAGATGTATTGCTACCGGAAGTTACTGATCAGAATAATCAGGAAGTATTAAATATCAATATGGTTCAGAGAATGACCGACTCTGGAAGAAAAGTCAGATTTTCAGTTATGGTTGTTATAGGTAACAGAAACGGTTACGTTGGAATTGGGAAGGCCAAAGCAAAGGAAGTTGGACCTGCTATCAGAAAAGCGATTAATAATGCAAAACTCAATGTTATTCAAGTAAAAAGAGGTTGTGGAAGTTGGGAATGTAAATGTGGTACAGCTCATACAGTTCCATTTAGAGTAACAGGTAAGGCAAGTAGCGTTACTGTGACTTTAATACCTGCTCCAAACGGTTTGGGCCTTACAGTAGGGGGCGTCGGTAAGAAAATATTATCTCTTGCAGGAATAAAAGACGCATGGTCAAAAACAGATGGTCAAACGCAGACAACAGTTAACTTTGCAAATGCAGTAATGCATGCCCTATACCAAACAAACACAATGAGTGCACAAGAGAGAGATATCAAGGTTATAGGTATTGTTACAGGAAATACTAATTAG
- the rpmD gene encoding 50S ribosomal protein L30 — MNRLAVVRVRGRVDVKKDVKDTLKMLNLTKTNHCVIIDDRESFAGMLQKVKDYVTYGPIDADTLSKLIIKWGRLEGDVRITEVYVKEKTGKDLESFCKDFLEFKNELSDLNLKKVFRLHPPHKGYEATKKPYTLGGTLGARDVEINGLIQKMI; from the coding sequence ATGAATAGATTAGCCGTTGTAAGAGTAAGAGGCAGGGTGGACGTAAAAAAAGACGTGAAAGATACTCTAAAAATGCTTAATTTAACTAAGACAAATCACTGCGTTATAATAGACGATAGAGAGTCTTTTGCAGGAATGTTACAAAAAGTTAAAGATTATGTTACATATGGGCCGATTGATGCCGATACTCTTTCCAAACTCATAATTAAATGGGGGAGATTAGAGGGAGACGTTCGAATAACTGAAGTGTATGTTAAGGAAAAGACTGGAAAAGATTTAGAATCTTTCTGTAAAGATTTCTTAGAGTTTAAAAATGAACTTTCTGACCTTAACTTGAAAAAGGTCTTTAGGCTTCACCCACCACACAAGGGATACGAAGCAACAAAGAAACCATATACACTTGGTGGAACTCTCGGCGCAAGAGATGTTGAAATCAACGGTCTTATCCAAAAAATGATTTAG
- a CDS encoding 50S ribosomal protein L15: protein MIRVKKKITKMRGSRTCGGGCSKKRRGAGHRGGRGLAGSGKKKKTKWTRTIITMPGHVGSYGFSRDSYLRKDPSFINVGYIEDKIQNLIDRNIAEKKEGKLYIDVSKLGVKKVCGKGQITGAYIITAEEFSKKAEEKILLAGGEAVVAGDN, encoded by the coding sequence ATGATCAGAGTAAAAAAGAAGATTACAAAAATGAGAGGGTCCAGAACATGTGGCGGTGGCTGCTCCAAGAAAAGAAGAGGGGCCGGCCATAGAGGTGGGCGAGGTCTTGCCGGAAGCGGTAAGAAAAAGAAAACAAAATGGACAAGAACAATAATTACAATGCCTGGCCACGTTGGATCATATGGATTTTCTAGAGACTCCTATTTACGAAAAGATCCTTCATTCATAAATGTTGGATATATCGAAGACAAGATTCAAAATTTAATTGATAGGAATATTGCCGAAAAGAAAGAAGGAAAATTATATATTGATGTTTCTAAACTAGGCGTTAAGAAAGTATGCGGAAAAGGACAAATAACAGGAGCCTATATTATAACAGCAGAAGAATTCTCTAAAAAGGCAGAGGAGAAAATTTTATTAGCTGGGGGAGAAGCTGTAGTTGCAGGTGACAATTAA
- the secY gene encoding preprotein translocase subunit SecY has translation MSAIEGFRQSLFRFLPEVTLPKKRINLKNRLIWSGLMLLIYFILAEIPVYGITGDQIDYFSGLRAIMAGENGSILTLGIGPVVTAGIIMQLLAGSDILKFDLSSSKGKAAFQGTQKILAIFLCFFEAAIWILGGAFGRPDSSFLIGFMVLQLAIGGLLVLMMDEVVTKWGFGSGISLFIAANVSQRILWEAFSFAKSPINPDEFIGAVPAFIKSFIDGQPVWVRGGLLPDMTQVFFTLVVFAIVVYAEGMRLEIPLSYGKFRGARGRYPIKFLYASNIPVILTAALFANVQLFARILTSRGINLLGTFNEFGGPKSGLIYYLTPPHSIEVLLNEPLRAIIYLAVFIALCAMFAVLWIDLTGMGPKEVAKKLQGSGMQIPGFRRDIRILEKVLDRYIPPITVMGGIFVGLLAAFADFTGALGTGTGILLTVGIVYRMYEELAKEQMGEMMPGLRQFLG, from the coding sequence ATGAGTGCTATTGAAGGATTTCGGCAAAGTCTATTTAGATTTTTACCTGAGGTTACATTACCTAAAAAACGTATTAATCTAAAGAATAGGCTCATCTGGAGTGGACTGATGTTATTAATCTACTTCATACTTGCTGAAATACCGGTCTATGGCATTACTGGTGACCAGATTGATTATTTCTCAGGCCTTAGGGCCATCATGGCTGGAGAAAATGGTTCTATTTTAACTTTGGGCATAGGTCCAGTTGTTACTGCAGGTATTATAATGCAATTACTTGCAGGGTCCGATATTCTTAAATTCGATCTTTCCTCCTCTAAAGGGAAAGCAGCTTTTCAAGGTACTCAAAAAATCCTGGCGATTTTCTTATGTTTCTTTGAAGCTGCAATATGGATATTAGGTGGAGCATTTGGTAGGCCTGATAGCTCATTTTTGATTGGTTTCATGGTATTACAGCTTGCTATAGGTGGACTTTTGGTATTAATGATGGATGAAGTTGTAACAAAATGGGGTTTTGGGTCAGGAATATCACTTTTTATTGCAGCAAATGTTTCTCAAAGAATATTATGGGAAGCATTCAGTTTTGCCAAGTCACCAATAAATCCTGATGAATTTATTGGCGCCGTGCCTGCATTTATTAAATCATTTATAGACGGGCAACCTGTTTGGGTTAGAGGGGGATTGCTCCCCGATATGACACAAGTATTTTTTACCTTAGTTGTATTTGCTATAGTAGTCTATGCTGAAGGCATGAGATTGGAAATACCTTTATCATATGGTAAGTTCCGAGGAGCAAGAGGAAGATACCCAATAAAATTCCTTTACGCTTCAAATATACCAGTTATTCTTACCGCAGCATTATTTGCAAATGTTCAGTTATTTGCAAGAATACTAACTAGCAGAGGAATCAATTTGTTGGGAACATTTAATGAGTTTGGGGGTCCAAAGAGTGGATTAATTTATTATCTTACTCCCCCCCACAGCATTGAAGTTTTACTTAATGAGCCTTTAAGGGCAATCATATATTTGGCCGTCTTTATCGCACTTTGCGCTATGTTTGCTGTACTTTGGATTGATTTGACAGGGATGGGGCCAAAGGAAGTTGCTAAAAAACTTCAGGGCTCAGGAATGCAAATACCCGGATTCAGAAGAGATATTAGAATATTAGAAAAAGTCCTCGATAGATATATCCCTCCGATTACAGTAATGGGGGGAATATTTGTTGGACTTCTTGCAGCGTTTGCCGATTTTACTGGAGCTCTTGGTACTGGTACAGGAATATTATTAACCGTTGGTATTGTTTACAGAATGTACGAGGAACTTGCAAAGGAGCAAATGGGTGAAATGATGCCTGGATTAAGGCAATTTTTAGGATAG
- a CDS encoding DUF106 domain-containing protein, giving the protein MSIYDAILNPLYNVLDIAFGWLFAYGSMYAILGVSIVIGTTLTLVQYLLVDQKELKSMREETTAFQKEMLNAQKSNDKNRIKKLQKKKGRIDEMQRKLMQMSFKPLYVTMIPIFIFFSWLRQSPAADIVDPVVIKLPFDTLLVQMFHRGSPPGFQTGDWLGWLGWYIFSSSVVSNIIRKIMGMA; this is encoded by the coding sequence ATGAGTATATATGATGCTATATTAAATCCCCTGTATAATGTGCTAGACATAGCATTTGGATGGCTATTTGCCTATGGGTCAATGTATGCCATTTTAGGAGTATCCATAGTGATAGGAACAACCCTTACATTAGTTCAGTACCTTCTTGTTGACCAAAAGGAACTCAAATCAATGAGAGAAGAGACTACCGCTTTTCAGAAAGAGATGCTTAATGCTCAGAAATCAAATGATAAGAATAGAATAAAAAAGCTCCAAAAAAAGAAAGGTAGAATTGATGAAATGCAAAGGAAACTAATGCAAATGTCATTTAAACCATTGTATGTAACCATGATACCGATATTTATATTCTTTTCATGGCTCCGACAATCACCTGCTGCCGATATTGTTGATCCAGTAGTCATTAAATTACCTTTTGACACACTTCTTGTACAAATGTTCCATAGAGGAAGTCCTCCAGGATTCCAGACTGGTGATTGGCTAGGCTGGCTTGGATGGTACATATTTTCAAGTTCAGTAGTATCGAATATAATTAGAAAAATAATGGGAATGGCTTAG
- a CDS encoding 50S ribosomal protein L34e produces MPRPMYRSRSLKRKKVRTPSGNVVTHYREKRTGTPHCGECGAILGGVPRGLRPYEMRRLPKTKKRPERKFGGVLCPTCTSDLIKKDVRGQI; encoded by the coding sequence ATGCCGAGACCGATGTATAGATCAAGATCTTTAAAAAGAAAAAAGGTGAGAACGCCTTCTGGAAATGTAGTAACACATTACAGAGAAAAAAGGACGGGTACACCTCATTGTGGGGAGTGTGGAGCTATTCTTGGTGGAGTACCAAGAGGTTTGAGACCTTACGAAATGAGAAGATTACCAAAAACTAAAAAGAGGCCAGAAAGAAAATTTGGAGGAGTTCTCTGCCCCACTTGCACAAGCGACCTGATTAAAAAGGACGTAAGAGGACAAATCTAA
- a CDS encoding AAA family ATPase, which produces MRVTIGGPPGSGKTTVAKIVSKELRYKHIYTGDIFRNLAKEKGMSLEDFSILAEKDYSIDNEVDRRQKELGTQDNIILEGRMARFMIDPDFSVWITAPFEERVRRIAQRENLSYDTIFKDTEIREKSEINRYQKIYNVDISNLASYDLVINSLKFNAKGVSQIIIAAVNNISPVPKGDRV; this is translated from the coding sequence ATGCGTGTGACTATTGGGGGGCCACCAGGTAGTGGAAAAACAACTGTTGCGAAAATTGTTTCAAAAGAACTTCGATATAAACATATCTATACTGGAGATATTTTTAGAAATCTTGCTAAAGAAAAGGGAATGTCTCTAGAGGATTTTTCTATATTAGCTGAGAAAGATTACTCGATAGACAATGAAGTTGACCGAAGACAAAAAGAATTAGGAACTCAAGATAATATAATCCTTGAGGGAAGAATGGCAAGATTTATGATTGATCCTGATTTCAGCGTATGGATTACAGCCCCTTTTGAAGAGAGGGTTAGAAGGATAGCCCAAAGAGAAAATCTCTCATATGACACAATATTTAAAGATACAGAAATTAGAGAAAAAAGTGAAATAAACAGATATCAAAAGATTTATAATGTGGATATATCTAATCTGGCTTCATATGATCTTGTGATTAATTCCCTTAAGTTTAATGCAAAGGGAGTAAGCCAGATCATAATTGCAGCCGTAAATAACATATCACCGGTACCAAAGGGCGACCGGGTATAA
- a CDS encoding 50S ribosomal protein L14e, with protein MMAMEVGRVCTKLLGREADKNCVIVEIVNKNFVVVSGPKELTGVKRRRCNIKHLEPWQVKINVEKGASDDTLKAAIEKAKIEGYS; from the coding sequence ATAATGGCAATGGAAGTAGGAAGAGTTTGCACAAAACTTTTAGGAAGAGAAGCAGATAAAAACTGCGTTATTGTAGAAATTGTAAATAAAAACTTTGTTGTTGTTTCAGGACCAAAGGAGTTAACAGGTGTTAAAAGAAGGAGATGCAATATAAAACATCTTGAGCCTTGGCAAGTAAAAATAAATGTCGAGAAAGGTGCATCTGATGATACCCTAAAGGCGGCCATTGAAAAGGCCAAGATAGAGGGGTACAGTTGA
- a CDS encoding RNA-guided pseudouridylation complex pseudouridine synthase subunit Cbf5 produces MKGSDGKILYKSKDKTSSRYGKKPEERNLDELLQKGIVNIDKPRGPTSHEVTSWVKKILGISKAGHSGTLDPNVSGVLPVTLGKATKLVKLLMTSHKEYVCTLHLQKDVPKNDLMRVLKEYEGVLYQKPPVKSAVKRRVRTRKVHYITPIEIENRDVLMKVGCDAGTYIRKLCYDMGLSLGCGASMEELRRTKTGVFGEESTILLQDLLDAKVFSIEENNEDILKKLIVPYEIVLDPLKKIWIKDTAVEALCQGSILTAPGVSKLQSEISKGETVAILTLKNEAVSLAEAVMSSEEILKKDKDIVAKPLTVLMETGVYPRTWN; encoded by the coding sequence TTGAAAGGGTCCGATGGAAAAATATTATACAAATCAAAGGACAAGACAAGTTCTAGATATGGAAAAAAACCCGAAGAACGAAATTTAGATGAACTATTGCAAAAAGGAATTGTCAATATCGATAAACCTAGAGGGCCTACTTCTCATGAAGTGACTTCTTGGGTAAAGAAAATTCTGGGCATATCCAAAGCAGGTCATTCAGGAACACTTGATCCTAATGTTTCAGGAGTATTACCTGTAACTCTTGGGAAAGCAACAAAACTTGTAAAACTTTTAATGACATCCCACAAAGAATATGTTTGCACACTTCATCTTCAAAAAGATGTCCCGAAGAATGACCTTATGCGAGTATTGAAAGAATACGAGGGAGTTTTATACCAAAAGCCACCGGTAAAAAGTGCCGTTAAAAGACGAGTGAGGACTAGAAAAGTTCATTACATAACACCAATTGAAATCGAGAACAGAGATGTGCTCATGAAAGTTGGCTGTGACGCTGGAACTTATATAAGAAAACTATGTTATGACATGGGCCTTTCATTGGGATGTGGTGCAAGTATGGAAGAACTAAGAAGGACTAAAACTGGAGTATTTGGTGAGGAATCTACGATACTACTTCAAGATCTCCTTGATGCAAAAGTTTTCTCAATAGAAGAGAATAACGAGGATATCTTGAAGAAGTTAATAGTACCATATGAAATCGTTCTCGATCCACTAAAGAAGATATGGATTAAAGATACTGCTGTAGAAGCATTATGCCAAGGTTCAATACTTACTGCTCCAGGCGTATCTAAACTTCAAAGTGAAATTTCGAAAGGGGAAACAGTTGCTATACTGACACTTAAAAACGAAGCAGTCTCACTAGCAGAAGCCGTAATGAGTTCTGAAGAGATATTAAAAAAGGATAAAGACATTGTTGCAAAACCACTTACAGTTCTCATGGAAACAGGGGTATACCCAAGGACGTGGAATTAA